A window from Salvia miltiorrhiza cultivar Shanhuang (shh) chromosome 2, IMPLAD_Smil_shh, whole genome shotgun sequence encodes these proteins:
- the LOC131007710 gene encoding uncharacterized protein LOC131007710, with protein sequence MSSSRRAWLVAVSVGAVEALKDQGFCRWNYGFRVVQQHAKANLRSYIQAKKLSSTAVMPTKGQDQQSEESLRKVMYLSCWAPT encoded by the coding sequence ATGAGTTCGTCAAGGAGAGCTTGGTTGGTAGCGGTGAGCGTTGGAGCAGTAGAAGCACTGAAAGATCAGGGATTTTGCCGATGGAATTATGGTTTCCGAGTTGTCCAGCAGCACGCCAAGGCAAATCTCAGATCTTACATTCAGGCCAAAAAACTCTCATCTACGGCGGTGATGCCGACAAAGGGGCAAGACCAACAGTCGGAGGAGTCTCTTAGGAAAGTCATGTACTTAAGTTGTTGGGCTCCCACTTGA